From Sparus aurata chromosome 9, fSpaAur1.1, whole genome shotgun sequence, a single genomic window includes:
- the asmtl gene encoding putative bifunctional dTTP/UTP pyrophosphatase/methyltransferase protein isoform X2, whose product MVLNPVISKLAGKLVVLASASPRRLEILRNAGLRFEVVPSWFKETLDKGLFKAPHEYAVETAKQKALEVARRMPFKHLKTPDMVIGADTIVTVDGMILEKPVDKNDAYRMLSKLSGKEHSVFTGVALVLCHEKENEEVDYQSFEFYEETKVKFADLSESMLWEYINSGEPMDKAGGYGIQALGGMLVEYVHGDFLNVVGFPLNHFCKQLDRIYNHCTSSSDEESLSVCLGQNSSHTPTIPTQPPPNLSTQSSHSPASSAKHNLSSGPRPNSPSASQTHHTQNSPTASPAHKVKRNGGKSEESQSSWMLVNSLSKHTDTREVQDSENTTSPLMTSGGQVIELNVTEQEDSELKKEDLQRIIELMDGFKASKALFTSSKMGVFDLLQTRPGLDAAQVAQELKASVKGTECLLEACVALGLLKSKGRTGQSPMYENTHLATRFLLSDAPLSLQGYIRHCNDTVWPLFSHLESAVQDGSNQREKAFGKKSQDVFQDTYYNSKEVKLRFMNAMHSIAKVTGKAVATAFDLSKFKTACDIGGCTGAMAYEFTKAHPKLSVTVFDLPAVVEMSEHFHPLHTDNRVSFVAGDFFKDELPKADLYILARILHDWPDEKVHLLLSKIADACTPGCAVLIAETMLDGQTPYSALQSLNMLAQTDGTERTESQYADLLSKHGFRETRVVHTWNFLDAFIAIKM is encoded by the exons ATGGTGCTGAACCCTGTCATTTCCAAGCTTGCCGGTAAACTGGTCGTGCTGGCAAGTGCTTCTCCAAGGAGGCTGGAGATCCTCCGCAATGCA GGCTTACGGTTCGAGGTGGTACCATCCTGGTTCAAAGAAACGCTTGACAAGGGGCTTTTCAAAGCACCTCATGAGTATGCCGTTGAGACAGCCAAACAGAAAGCCCTGGAGGTGGCCAGGAGGATGCCTTTT AAACACTTGAAGACTCCAGACATGGTAATCGGAGCAGACACAATTGTG ACTGTTGATGGCATGATTCTGGAGAAGCCAGTGGACAAAAATGATGCCTACAGGATGCTGTCAAA ATTGAGTGGCAAAGAGCACAGCGTCTTCACTGGTGTCGCTTTAGTCCTCTGCCATGAGAAAGAAA ATGAAGAAGTGGACTACCAGTCATTTGAATTCTACGAAGAAACAAAGGTTAAGTTTGCTGATCTCTCAGAAAGTATGCTATGGGAGTACATCAATAGTGGTGAACCCAT GGACAAGGCTGGTGGCTACGGTATTCAGGCTCTCGGTGGCATGCTGGTGGAATACGTTCACGGAGACTTCCTCAACGTTGTGGGTTTCCCCCTTAACCACTTCTGCAAACAGCTGGACCGTATTTACAACCACTGCACTTCCTCCTCGGACGAAGAAagtttgtctgtctgcctggGCCAAAACAGCAGTCACACTCCCACAATACCCACTCAGCCCCCACCTAACCTGTCGACCCAGTCTAGCCACAGTCCCGCCTCTTCAGCCAAACACAACCTCTCCTCCGGCCCCAGACCAAACAGCCCGTCTGCCAGTCAAACACACCATACCCAGAACAGCCCGACAGCCAGTCCTGCTCATAAG GTGAAAAGGAATGGCGGCAAAAGTGAAGAGAGTCAGAGTTCCTGGATGTTGGTTAACAGCTTGTCGAAACATACAGACACGAGAGAGGTCCAAGACTCTGAGAATACAACATCGCCACTGATGACCAGCGGGGGGCAGGTTATTGAGCTCAACGTGACAGAGCAGGAGGACAGTGAGCTGAAAAAAGAGGACTTACAGCGAATTATTGAGCTGATGGATGGATTCAAAGCCTCAAAG GCACTCTTTACCTCATCCAAGATGGGTGTGTTTGACCTGCTACAAACTCGACCGGGGCTGGATGCAGCACAGGTGGCCCAGGAGCTCAAGGCCTCTGTGAAGGGGACTGAATGCCTGCTAGAGGCCTGCGTAGCTCTGGGACTGTTGAAGAGCAAAGGAAGAA CAGGCCAGAGCCCAATGTACGAGAACACACATCTGGCCACGCGGTTCCTTCTATCAGATGCTCCTCTCTCGCTGCAAGGCTACATCCGGCATTGCAACGACACAGTGTGGCCTCTTTTCTCCCACCTGGAGAGTGCTGTGCAGGATGGAAGCAACCAGCGCGAGAAGGCTTTTGGCAAGAAGTCTCAAGACGTGTTTCAG gatACCTACTACAACAGTAAAGAAGTCAAACTGAGATTCATGAATGCCATGCACAGTATCGCTAAAGTCACAGGGAAAGCTGTAGCAACAGCATTTGACCTCTCCAAATTTAAAACTGCCTGCGACATTGGAG GGTGCACTGGTGCCATGGCCTATGAGTTTACTAAAGCCCATCCCAAGCTGTCTGTTACAGTGTTTGACTTGCCAGCTGTTGTTGAGATGAGTGAACATTTTCATCCTCTGCACACAGACAACAGGGTATCATTTGTagcag GAGACTTTTTTAAAGATGAGTTGCCCAAAGCAGACTTGTACATCCTGGCAAGAATTCTGCATGACTGGCCTGATGAGAAAGTGCATCTTCTGCTGAGTAAAATCGCGGATGCATGCACACCAG GGTGTGCCGTGCTCATAGCTGAGACCATGTTGGATGGACAGACACCCTACTCTGCTCTGCAGTCTCTGAACATGCTTGCCCAGACTGATGGgactgagaggacagagagccagTATGCAGACCTGCTGAGCAAACATGGATTTCGGGAGACGCGTGTGGTTCACACTTGGAACTTCCTTGATGCCTTTATTgccattaaaatgtaa
- the asmtl gene encoding putative bifunctional dTTP/UTP pyrophosphatase/methyltransferase protein isoform X1 has translation MVLNPVISKLAGKLVVLASASPRRLEILRNAGLRFEVVPSWFKETLDKGLFKAPHEYAVETAKQKALEVARRMPFKHLKTPDMVIGADTIVTVDGMILEKPVDKNDAYRMLSKLSGKEHSVFTGVALVLCHEKENEEVDYQSFEFYEETKVKFADLSESMLWEYINSGEPMDKAGGYGIQALGGMLVEYVHGDFLNVVGFPLNHFCKQLDRIYNHCTSSSDEESLSVCLGQNSSHTPTIPTQPPPNLSTQSSHSPASSAKHNLSSGPRPNSPSASQTHHTQNSPTASPAHKVKRNGGKSEESQSSWMLVNSLSKHTDTREVQDSENTTSPLMTSGGQVIELNVTEQEDSELKKEDLQRIIELMDGFKASKALFTSSKMGVFDLLQTRPGLDAAQVAQELKASVKGTECLLEACVALGLLKSKGRTGQSPMYENTHLATRFLLSDAPLSLQGYIRHCNDTVWPLFSHLESAVQDGSNQREKAFGKKSQDVFQDTYYNSKEVKLRFMNAMHSIAKVTGKAVATAFDLSKFKTACDIGGCTGAMAYEFTKAHPKLSVTVFDLPAVVEMSEHFHPLHTDNRVSFVAGDFFKDELPKADLYILARILHDWPDEKVHLLLSKIADACTPGCGVLLSEIFLDEERRGPSRGLLQALSMSEGKQRSATEYSLLLKSHGFVTAHVKHTANLLDAMLCIKA, from the exons ATGGTGCTGAACCCTGTCATTTCCAAGCTTGCCGGTAAACTGGTCGTGCTGGCAAGTGCTTCTCCAAGGAGGCTGGAGATCCTCCGCAATGCA GGCTTACGGTTCGAGGTGGTACCATCCTGGTTCAAAGAAACGCTTGACAAGGGGCTTTTCAAAGCACCTCATGAGTATGCCGTTGAGACAGCCAAACAGAAAGCCCTGGAGGTGGCCAGGAGGATGCCTTTT AAACACTTGAAGACTCCAGACATGGTAATCGGAGCAGACACAATTGTG ACTGTTGATGGCATGATTCTGGAGAAGCCAGTGGACAAAAATGATGCCTACAGGATGCTGTCAAA ATTGAGTGGCAAAGAGCACAGCGTCTTCACTGGTGTCGCTTTAGTCCTCTGCCATGAGAAAGAAA ATGAAGAAGTGGACTACCAGTCATTTGAATTCTACGAAGAAACAAAGGTTAAGTTTGCTGATCTCTCAGAAAGTATGCTATGGGAGTACATCAATAGTGGTGAACCCAT GGACAAGGCTGGTGGCTACGGTATTCAGGCTCTCGGTGGCATGCTGGTGGAATACGTTCACGGAGACTTCCTCAACGTTGTGGGTTTCCCCCTTAACCACTTCTGCAAACAGCTGGACCGTATTTACAACCACTGCACTTCCTCCTCGGACGAAGAAagtttgtctgtctgcctggGCCAAAACAGCAGTCACACTCCCACAATACCCACTCAGCCCCCACCTAACCTGTCGACCCAGTCTAGCCACAGTCCCGCCTCTTCAGCCAAACACAACCTCTCCTCCGGCCCCAGACCAAACAGCCCGTCTGCCAGTCAAACACACCATACCCAGAACAGCCCGACAGCCAGTCCTGCTCATAAG GTGAAAAGGAATGGCGGCAAAAGTGAAGAGAGTCAGAGTTCCTGGATGTTGGTTAACAGCTTGTCGAAACATACAGACACGAGAGAGGTCCAAGACTCTGAGAATACAACATCGCCACTGATGACCAGCGGGGGGCAGGTTATTGAGCTCAACGTGACAGAGCAGGAGGACAGTGAGCTGAAAAAAGAGGACTTACAGCGAATTATTGAGCTGATGGATGGATTCAAAGCCTCAAAG GCACTCTTTACCTCATCCAAGATGGGTGTGTTTGACCTGCTACAAACTCGACCGGGGCTGGATGCAGCACAGGTGGCCCAGGAGCTCAAGGCCTCTGTGAAGGGGACTGAATGCCTGCTAGAGGCCTGCGTAGCTCTGGGACTGTTGAAGAGCAAAGGAAGAA CAGGCCAGAGCCCAATGTACGAGAACACACATCTGGCCACGCGGTTCCTTCTATCAGATGCTCCTCTCTCGCTGCAAGGCTACATCCGGCATTGCAACGACACAGTGTGGCCTCTTTTCTCCCACCTGGAGAGTGCTGTGCAGGATGGAAGCAACCAGCGCGAGAAGGCTTTTGGCAAGAAGTCTCAAGACGTGTTTCAG gatACCTACTACAACAGTAAAGAAGTCAAACTGAGATTCATGAATGCCATGCACAGTATCGCTAAAGTCACAGGGAAAGCTGTAGCAACAGCATTTGACCTCTCCAAATTTAAAACTGCCTGCGACATTGGAG GGTGCACTGGTGCCATGGCCTATGAGTTTACTAAAGCCCATCCCAAGCTGTCTGTTACAGTGTTTGACTTGCCAGCTGTTGTTGAGATGAGTGAACATTTTCATCCTCTGCACACAGACAACAGGGTATCATTTGTagcag GAGACTTTTTTAAAGATGAGTTGCCCAAAGCAGACTTGTACATCCTGGCAAGAATTCTGCATGACTGGCCTGATGAGAAAGTGCATCTTCTGCTGAGTAAAATCGCGGATGCATGCACACCAG GCTGTGGAGTCCTGCTCAGTGAGATCTTCCTGGATGAAGAGAGAAGGGGCCCGAGTCGTGGGCTGCTCCAGGCCCTTAGCATGAGCGAAGGGAAACAGAGGAGTGCCACAGAATACAGTCTGCTTTTGAAGAGCCATGGTTTCGTAACGGCACATGTCAAACATACAGCCAACCTCCTGGATGCTATGCTCTGCATCAAAGCATGA
- the p2ry8 gene encoding P2Y purinoceptor 8, with protein sequence MTGNSSIPKLDNATLSLFKNTNTSIAISVIYMFVTAINLVGNGLSMWILIFRTSPKTASIIFMINLTFTDLALGIALPFQIAYQLQGYNWRLGPKMCSSLTLIFYTNMYCSILTMMAIGIDRYLGIVRPMLFRQIRKKKSMAVIGCLLMWGLVLCVLYPLMTTDLTFEFPELGITTCFDMLKKDMLPSTAAWAAFLFSMVFILFLFPFCVTTFCYVSVIRKLAKDFKTAQKDRAIRLAVIVLLVFTLCFAPNNILLLTHSVLRLFYKKSVYMAYKLSLCFSCLNSCIDPFIYYFASKDFRQKLRQIMNLHSLSSGDSMKMEHKESMYSAHCTFEGQERQHSKVYLMPGTSQRRESETT encoded by the exons ATGACGGGGAACTCCAGCATCCCCAAATTAGACAACGCCACCCTATCCCTGTTCAAGAATACAAACACCAGCATTGCCATCTCTGTCATCTACATGTTTGTCACTGCCATCAACCTGGTAGGAAATGGCCTCTCCATGTGGATCCTCATCTTCCGTACCTCCCCCAAGACTGCCTCCATCATCTTCATGATTAATCTCACCTTCACTGACTTGGCCCTGGGCATAGCCCTGCCATTTCAGATCGCCTACCAGCTCCAAGGGTATAACTGGAGACTGGGACCCAAGATGTGCAG TTCCCTGACCCTCATCTTCTACACCAATATGTACTGCTCCATCCTGACCATGATGGCCATCGGAATCGACCGCTACCTCGGCATCGTCAGGCCCATGCTGTTCAGGCAGATCAGGAAGAAGAAGTCCATGGCCGTCATAGGTTGCCTCCTCATGTGGGGTCTGGTCCTGTGCGTTCTGTACCCACTGATGACCACAGACCTGACCTTCGAATTCCCTGAACTCGGGATTACCACATGCTTTGACATGCTGAAGAAAGACATGCTCCCGTCCACGGCAGCCTGGGCAGCCTTTCTCTTCAGCATGGTGTtcattctcttcctcttccctttcTGTGTCACAACATTCTGCTATGTCAGTGTCATCCGCAAACTGGCCAAAGATTTCAAGACAGCCCAGAAAGATAGAGCGATACGTCTGGCTGTCATTGTTCTACTCGTCTTCACTCTTTGCTTTGCCCCAAACAACATCCTCCTGTTGACCCACTCAGTGCTGAGACTCTTCTATAAGAAGTCCGTTTACATGGCCTACAAactgtctctctgtttcagcTGCCTGAATAGCTGCATCGATCCATTCATTTACTACTTTGCTTCCAAGGATTTCAGACAAAAGCTGAGGCAGATAATGAATCTGCATAGCCTGAGTAGTGGGGACTCAATGAAGATGGAGCATAAAGAGAGCATGTACTCGGCACATTGCACTTTCGAGGGTCAAGAGAGACAACACAGCAAGGTGTATTTGATGCCAGGCACATCACAgcggagagagagtgagacaacTTAA